The following proteins are encoded in a genomic region of Triticum dicoccoides isolate Atlit2015 ecotype Zavitan chromosome 1B, WEW_v2.0, whole genome shotgun sequence:
- the LOC119300114 gene encoding uncharacterized protein LOC119300114: MPRNQTAGTASGGVRSPPSQVGGRTPLSVVPPLNQVANWTAGTVSGGQALPKQVRNRTPPPPPKGQTVGAASGGVVLPKQVGNRTPVSLPPSPNQVRNRRLSSLSAGEVSPRQVGNRSPLSVQLLPKQHKDHQTVSTLSHVEVLPKQVGNHRPSSVLPKQVGNQTPSSVLPPLKQHRGQTVGGTLSHGKVLPKQVRNQTPSSVLPPLKQHRGQTVGGTLSHGKVLPKQVGNQTPSSVLPPLKQRRDQTVGGTLSHGKVLPKQVGNRTPSSVLHHTKQHRGQTIGGMVSGAKVLQKQVGKRTPSSVQHRGQTVGTASGGEVLRKQVRNWTAVLPPLKQHRDQTVGTVSGGESSLHTPQQGRPAGSSKSSACATLRGNTSLHARKPSAATNKTIDQAKSKKNKELEEAEDEIRRLNKLGLGDDISNEEYRAYLKQLPDKPYVNLSTKLDAVQLKELNARHEMYRIKYYQLSQHVPEDKLCYDKLQEDYPPGCRPMGQRYFKSFEEDDELDWSFHPDYCKLADLEDYQRLVPRNYGGFEYVNWDEYHTDCHSYEIEQEYVKFCEELSKKLKWIEAYVLSQPPSLMWGKILTRGTYQAIKIATDFSEIYGGLAFSGFYEWLDSMGFDVCCYNEFDGLYYEIWQRYTMEKKFRDALYEVYELNMFPLRQERMRRALENDTFCSDLEEEFLACTACLKEFAEDKSKISEDKARELIAEALRKETQKPKFYEDYCRKKLDIAQAIGLIPSVPS; encoded by the exons ATGCCGCGGAATCAGACCGCCGGCACGGCCTCCGGTGGAGTGCGGTCGCCGCCGAGTCAAGTCGGGGGTCGGACGCCCTTGTCGGTGGTGCCGCCGCTGAATCAAGTCGCCAATTGGACCGCCGGCACGGTCTCCGGTGGACAAGCCCTGCCGAAGCAAGTCAGGAATCGGACGCCCCCTCCGCCGCCCAAGGGTCAGACGGTCGGCGCGGCCTCCGGTGGAGTGGTGCTGCCCAAGCAAGTTGGGAATCGGACTCCCGTCTCGCTCCCTCCGTCACCGAACCAAGTCCGAAATCGGAGGCTCAGTTCCCTCTCCGCTGGAGAGGTGTCGCCGAGGCAAGTTGGGAATCGGTCGCCCTTGTCGGTCCAGCTGCTGCCGAAGCAACACAAGGATCATCAGACGGTCTCCACTCTCTCCCATGTAGAGGTGCTGCCGAAGCAAGTCGGGAATCATAGGCCCTCGTCGGTGCTACCGAAGCAAGTCGGGAATCAGACACCCTCGTCGGTGCTGCCGCCGCTAAAGCAACACAGGGGTCAGACGGTCGGCGGCACGCTCTCCCATGGAAAGGTGCTGCCGAAGCAAGTCAGGAATCAGACACCCTCGTCGGTGCTGCCGCCGCTAAAGCAACACAGGGGTCAGACGGTCGGCGGCACGCTCTCCCATGGAAAGGTGCTGCCGAAGCAAGTCGGGAATCAGACACCCTCGTCGGTGCTGCCGCCGCTGAAGCAACGCAGAGATCAGACGGTCGGCGGCACGCTCTCCCATGGAAAGGTGCTGCCGAAGCAAGTCGGGAATCGGACGCCCTCATCGGTGCTGCATCACACGAAGCAACACAGGGGTCAGACGATTGGCGGCATGGTATCTGGTGCAAAGGTGCTGCAGAAGCAAGTCGGGAAGCGGACACCCTCGTCAGTGCAGCACAGGGGTCAAACCGTCGGCACGGCTTCCGGTGGAGAGGTGCTGCGGAAGCAAGTCAGGAATTGGACGGCGGTGCTGCCACCGCTGAAGCAACACAGGGATCAGACAGTCGGCACGGTCTCTGGTGGAGAATCCTCACTCCACACCCCACAACAAGGCAGACCAGCCGGTTCCTCAAAATCTAGTGCATGTGCCACTCTCCGCGGCAATACTAGTTTGCATGCTCGTAAGCCATCTGCAGCCACCAACAAAACTATTGATCAAGCTAAGTCAAAGAAGAACAAGGAACTAGAAGAAGCAGAGGACGAAATCCGAAGGCTGAACAAATTGGGCCTGGGAGATGATATCAGCAACGAAGAGTATCGTGCTTATCTCAAACAGCTGCCTGACAAGCCTTATGTCAATCTTTCCACTAAGCTGGATGCTGTGCAGCTGAAAGAGCTCAATGCTCGCCATGAAATGTATCGCATCAAATATTATCAG CTGTCACAACACGTGCCTGAGGATAAGCTTTGCTATGATAAGCTGCAAGAGGACTACCCCCCTGGCTGTCGTCCTATGGGGCAGAGATATTTTAAGTCCTTTGAGGAAGATGATGAATTAGATTGGTCTTTCCACCCTGATTACTGCAAACTTGCTGACCTGGAGGACTACCAACGGCTGGTCCCTCGAAATTAT GGTGGTTTTGAGTATGTCAATTGGGATGAGTACCACACGGATTGTCATAGCTATGAGATTGAACAAGAATATGTCAAATTTTGTGAAGAATTGTCGAAGAAACTTAAG TGGATTGAAGCTTATGTgctaagtcagcctccatctcttatg TGGGGAAAGATTTTGACCAGAGGAACTTACCAAGCAATCAAGATCGCTACTGACTTCTCGGAGATATATGGGGGCTTAGCCTTTTCTGGCTTCTAC GAGTGGTTAGATAGCATGGGTTTTGATGTATGTTGCTACAACGAGTTTGATGGTCTCTATTATGAGATTTGGCAAAGGTACACGATGGAG AAGAAATTCAGGGATGCTTTGTATGAAGTCTATGAACTTAACATGTTCCCGTTACGCCAAGAAAGAATGAGACGTGCACTGGAGAATGACACATTCTGCTCTGACTTGGAAGAGGAG TTTCTTGCTTGCACAGCTTGCCTCAAGGAA TTTGCAGAGGACAAAAGCAAGATTTCAGAGGATAAAGCCCGGGAGTTGATCGCAGAGGCACTTAGAAAGGAG ACGCAGAAACCGAAGTTCTATGAGGATTATTGTAGGAAGAAGCTAGATATTGCTCAGGCTATTGGGTTAATTCCCAGTGTACCGTCTTAA